The genomic region AACACCGGCGCGAAGGCGGCGTCGTACGCCGCGGCGTCCATGACCCCCCAGGGGTGCTCGGCGTCCCGGAGCAGGCGCGAGATGCCGCCGTACAGCACCAGCCGGTGGGTCCGCTCGGGGTGCATGGAGGCGAAGAGCGCCGCCAGGCCACAGCCTTCGGACACGCCGAAGAAGGAGGCCTGCTGCGAACCGACCGCGTCGAGCACCGCGACGACGTCCTCGACCCGCTCCTCGAGCGTGGGCGACAGGTGGCGGTCGCCGCGGTCGGAGAGGCCGCACCCGCGCCGGTCGAAGAGGATCAGCCGGCTGAAGCGGGAGAGCTCTCGGAGCATCGCCGCGAGCGACGGCTCCTCCCACTTGACCTCGAGGTGCGTCAGCATGCCGTACGCCCACACCAGGTCCACCGGACCGGACCCGATCGTCTGGTAGGCGATCTCGGCGTCCCCGGCCCGGACGTAGCGCGTCTCCGGCATTCGCATCGGCAGTCTCCGACAGCATCGTGCCACGCACGGGCACGCGACGGCACCCGTCGCGGTGCGACCGGCCGGGTCGCGCCTCCCGGGTGAACGCCGCGTCGAACCCGGAGGAGCCCGCCATGGACCTGACCCTGTGTCCCGAGTGCGCATCGATCGCCGAGGTGCTCTGGCGAGACCGTGTCGAGTCGACGGACGGGCCGGTCGAGCACGTCAGGATCCAGTGCCTGCAGCGCCACTGCTTCCTGCTGCCCACCTCGAAGCTGACCGAGGAGCCGCGCGTGCGAGCGAGCGGTGCGGAGGCCCGCCAACGACAGGACCGCCCCTGATCTGCGCAGTCGCAGATCAGGGGCGGTCCGAGTCCGGTCGGGCTGACAGGATTTGAACCTGCGACCCCTTGACCCCCAGTCAAGTGCGCTACCAAGCTGCGCCACAGCCCGAACTGCGCGATCCGCTGCACTGCAGCGCCTCGCGACGCGTGAACACTACAACAGCCCCACCCGAGGTCCGACATCGGCACCCCGGGCGGGACCGGGGCTCAGCGCTTGCGCTTCTCGCGCACCCGCTGGTTGATCACGATGGGGGTGCCGACGAAGCCGAACTCCTCGCGCAGGCGCCGCTCGATGTAGCGCTCGTAGCCGTCGTCGAGCTTGCCGGAGGTGAAGAGCACGAAGGTCGGCGGCGCCGTCGAGGGCTGGGTGCCGAACATGATCTTGGGCTGCTTGCCGCTGCGCACCGGGTGCGGGTGCTCGGCGACCAGGCGACCCAGGAACGCGTTCAGCGCACCGGTGGGCACGCGGGTCTCCCAGCCCTCCAGCGCCTTGTCGAGCGCCGGCACCAGCCGGTCGACGTGCCAGCCGGTGCGGGCGGTGACGTTGATGCGCGGGGCCCACTGGACCTGCACGAGCTCGCGCTCGATCTCGCGCTCGAGGTAGTAGCGGCGCTCCTCGTCGACGAGGTCCCACTTGTTGAACGCGATGACCAGCGCGCGGCCGGCCTCGCGGACGGTCTGGAGGATCCGCACGTCCTGCTCGGAGATCGACAGCCCGCCGTCGAGCACCAGCACGGCGACCTCGGCGCGGTCGATGGCGATCGAGGTGCGCAGCGAGGCGTAGTACTCGTGCCCCGAGGCCTCCTTGACGCGCTTGCGGATGCCCGCGGTGTCGATGAAGCGCCAGTCGCGCCCGCCCAGCGAGACCAGCTCGTCGACCGGGTCGACGGTGGTGCCGGCGACGTTGTCGACGACCACCCGCTCCTCCCCCGCCAGCCGGTTGAGCAGCGAGGACTTGCCGACGTTGGGCTTGCCGACGATCGCGATGCGCCGGGGGCCGCCGACCTCGGCGTCGCGCTCGGGCGGCGGCTCGGGCAGGGCGGCCAGCACGGCGTCGAGCAGGTCGCCCGAGCCGCGCCCGTGCAGGGCCGAGACCGGGAAGGGCTCGCCGAGACCCAGGTTCCACAGGCCGTAGGCCTCGGCCTCGGTGCGCTCGTCGTCGACCTTGTTGGCCGCCAGCACGACCGGCTTGCCGGCCTTGCGCAGGATCCGCACCACTGCCTCGTCGGCGTCGGTGATGCCCACGGTCGCGTCGACCACGAAGAGCACCGCGTCGGCCAGCGAGATCGCGATCTCGGCCTGGGCGGCGATCCGCTCCGCGAGACCGCGCGCGTCGGGGTCCCAGCCGCCGGTGTCGACGACGGTGAAGGCGCGCCCGTTCCAGTGCGCGTCGTAGGACACCCGGTCACGGGTGACGCCCGGGACGTCCTCGACGACCGCCTCGCGACGGCCGATGAAGCGGTTCACCAGCGTCGACTTGCCCACGTTGGGCCGGCCGATGATGGCCAGGACGGGCAGGGGGCCGTCGACGAGCGGCCCCTCGGTGGGGATGCCGTCGGCGTGCTCGGTCATGGTGCTCCTAGATCGGTGACCCCGGTGGCGGGGTCGGGTTCGAGGTCTCCTGCGGGCAGGGGGCCCGGCAGCTCGCGGCCCGTGCGGGCCCGGGCGGACTCCAGCTCGCGCGTCATGTGCGTCCACAACAACTGCGAGGTGGTCTCCACTTGTTCCTTGGTGCGCGGAAAGGCCACTGCGTCGATGGTGACGGGTCGACCGAAGACCACGTGCATCGGCGCGCCCCTGCGCGGCAGCGAGCTGCTGCGCCCGCCCGGCTCACGGGTGCCGAAGAAGGAGACCGGCACCACCGTCGCACCCGCCGCGAGGGCGAAGTAGGCCGCCCCCCGGTGGAAGCGCTGGAGGTCGCCCGGGCCGCGGCGTCCCTCGGGGAAGATCCCGATCACGCCGTCGTCGCGCAGCACCCGCAGGCAGCTGCGGGCGGCCGCCACGTCGGTGTGGAACCGGTCGAGCGGCAGCTGCCCCGACAGGTGCAGGAAGCGCCCGAGGCGTCCGCTGAACATCTCGTGCTTGGTCAGGGCGTGCACCGGGCGCGGCGCGAAGATCGCCAGCATCGGGCCGTCGATCACCCCGACGTGGTTGGCCGCCAGCACCACGGGACCGCTGGCCGGCACGTTCTCGGCTCCCAGCACCTCGACGCGGTAGCGGCGCCGGATCAGCCAGCGCGACACCGGCCGCAGCGAGTGCAGCAGGAAGCGGGGCGGGTGGGGCTCCTGCGCCGTGCGGGGCGGGTCGGAGTGCGTGGTGCGCAGCCGCGGCGACGGCGCGGTGCTCACGCGGGGCTCTCCACCGCCTCGACGAGGCCGACGACCAGGTCCACGACCTCCTCGAGCGTGTACGCCGTGGTGTCGAGGTGCACGGCCCCCTCGACCATCGTCAGCGGCGAGACCGCGCGCCCGGAGTCGATCTCGTCGCGACCGCGCAGCGACCTCTCGACCGCCGCCACGTCGGAGCCGCCCTCCTCGGCGGCCCGTCGCGCGGCACGAGCCGCGGGGTCGGCGGTGAGGTAGAGCTTGACGGGCGCGTCGGGGGCGACGACCGAGCCGATGTCGCGGCCCTCGACCACGATGCCCGCCCCCTCGACCGCGGCGGCGATCTCGGCACGCTGCACCTGCACCAGCCGGGCGCGCACCGCGGGCACGGTGGAGACGGGCGAGACCGAGCCGGTGACCTGCTCGGTGCGGATCGCGACACCCACGTCGTGGCCGTCGACGTGGATCGTGGGCCCGAGGGGGTCGGTGCCGGAGTCGATGACCGGCTCGGTGCAGCGCGCGGCCACGGCCTCGGCGTCGTGCACGTCGACGCCGTGCTCGAGCATCCACCAGGTCATCGCCCGGTACATCGCACCGGTGTCGAGGTAGCGCAGGCCCAGTCGGGAGGCCACGCCACGGCACGTGCTGGACTTGCCGGAGCCCGAGGTGCCGTCGACGGCCACCACGATGCCGGTCCCGTGCGTCGGGTCGGGGTCGGTCGGCTTGGTGATCACGGGCCCGCAGCCTACCGGTGCGTCACCCAGCCGCGGGATTCCAGCGACACCAGGAGCCGCTCGCCGCTGCGCTCGTCGACCACGAGCTCGACCAGGCCGGTGGGCCGGCTGGTGTCGTGGTCGATGCGGATGTCCTCGACGTTGACCTCGCTGGCCACCGCGTCGGCCAGCAGCCGGGCCAGCTCGCCGGGGTGGTCGGGCACGGTGACGAAGACCGAGACCGTGGCCGTCGCGGGCGCGCCGTGCTTGCCCGGGATGGCCCGGGTGCCGGCCACGCCGACCTCGAGCAGCTGCTCGAGGTCGCCGCGCTCGTCGGCGCCGATGGCCGCGATCATCGCGTCGAGGTCGCCGCGCAGCTCGACCAGCAGCTCGCCCACGGCCGCGGCGTTGCCGGCCACGATCTGGCCGTAGAGCCGAGGGTCGCCTGCCGCCACGCGGGTCACGTCGCGCACGCCCTGTCCCGACAGCGAGAGGTGGTTGTCGGGGGCGCCGGCCAGCCGCGCGGCCACCAGCGAGGAGACCAGGTGCGGCACGTGCGAGATGCGGGCGACGGCCCGGTCGTGCTCCTCGGGGGTCAGCCACGCGACCACGGCGCCCACCACGCGCACCAGGTCCTCGACGAGCTCGACGGCGCCCACGTCGGCCCCGGGGTGCGGCGTGATCGCCCACGGCCGGCCCTCGAAGAGCGTCTCGGTCGCGGCCAGCGGGCCGGAGTGCTCGCTGCCCGCCATCGGGTGGCTGCCGACGTAGCGGGAGGCGTGCCTGGCCGCCGCCGGGTCCTCGAGCACGTGCGCCAGCGGGCGGGCCTTGATGCTGCCCACGTCGGTGACGACCGCGTCGGAGGCGGCGAGCGCCGCGGTGATCACGGGCCCGAGCGCGTCGGGCGGCACCGCGACGACCACCAGCTGGGGCCGGTCGTCGGGGCGTCGGGCGCGGCCGGCGCCCAGCCCGCTGGCGGTGCGCACGTGCTCGTCGCTGCGGTCGCTGAGCAGCACCTCGAGCCCGGCGCGGCGGCAGGCCAGCGCGACGGAGGTGCCGACCAGGCCGGTGCCGACGACCTCGACGGGCCCGACCAGCCGACCGGTCTCAGCCATCGGCGTCGGGCACCGAGCGCACGCGGGTCAGGTCGCTGCGCAGCGCCGCGGCGCCGTGCAGGTAGCTGTGCGTGATCTCGCCGCGCGGCAGGTCGGTCTCGACGTGCGCCATCATCCGCACCACCCGCGGCATCGACCGCTCGATCTCGAGCTCGCGGGCACAGATCAGCGGCACCTCGCCGAAGCCCAGCCGCCGAGCGGCGTACGCCGGGAACTCCGCGACCAGGTCGGAGGTGGCGGTGAAGATCACCGAGATGAAGTCGTCGACCTCCAGACCGTTGGAGGCCATCACGTCGAGCACCATCTCCGCGACCCGCTCGAGCATGTGGTCGCGCGTGTCCTCCTCGAGCTGGGTCGCGCCCCGGACCGCTCGCACCGCCACGTCTGCTCCTCCATCTGCCTCGTCCACCCGGTTGCCGGGGCCCCAGGCTATCGGGGCCCGTTGCTCACAGCTGAGCGCGGTCCAGCAGGCTGCCCAGCTCGGTGCGGGTCAGCTCGCGCAGCTCACCGGGCTGCAGCCCGCCCAGGCGCACCGGACCCAGCTCCGTGCGCGTCAGCCGGCGCACCGGGTGGCCGACGTGGTCGAGCAGGCGGCGCACGATGCGGTTGCGGCCCTCGTGGATGACCAGCTCGACGATGCTGCGCTCGCGGTCGGTGCGGCCGTGGCTGCCCTCGACCAGCCGCGCGCGGCTCACCGTCACCGGCCCGTCCTCGAGCTCCACCCCGGCCAACAGCTTCTTGATGGTGCCGCGGTGCACCTGGCCCTCGACCTCGGCGACGTAGGTCTTGTCCACCTCGTACGACGGGTGGGCCATGCGGTGGGCGAAGTCGCCGTCGTTGGTGAGCAGGATCAGCCCCGAGGTGTCGGTGTCGAGGCGCCCGACGTGGAAGAGCCGCTCGGGGCGCTCGGCCACGACGTCGCCCAGGGTGCGCCGCCCCTCGGGGTCCGACATGGTCGAGACCACCCCGCGCGGCTTGTTGAGCACCAGGTAGACGTGGGGGCTCGTGGGCGGCAGCCGGTGGCCCTCGACGCGCACCACCGCGGTGCGCGGGTCGACCTTGGTGCCCAGCCGCGTGACCACCTCGCCGTCGACCTCGACGAGCCCGGCGAGCATCAGCTCCTCGCACTTGCGCCGCGAGGCCACGCCCGACTGGGCCAGCAGCTTCTGCAGCCGCACCTGCCCGTCGTCGTCGAGCGGGATCTCGCGACCGTCGTCCTCACCGAGGGGGGCGGGGCGGTCGTGCGGCGGGCGGGTCACGGGGTCTCCTCGGTCGGGGCGGCGACGTGGTCGTCGGGCTCTGCGGTGAACCCTCCCACGCGCTCGAGCTCGTCCTCGAGGTCGGCCATCTCGGGCAGGTAGGGCGCGAGCTCGGGCAGCTCGTCGAGCGAGCTGATCCCGATCCGCTCGAGGAAGTAGGTGGTGGTGCGGTAGAGGTGGGCGCCGGTGCCGGCGTCCTGCCCGGACTCCTCGACCAGGCCCCGCGTCAGCAGGGTGCGCATGACGCCGTCGACGTTGACGCCGCGCACCGCCGAGACCCGGGCCCGCGAGACCGGCTGCTGGTAGGCCACCACCGCGAGCGTCTCAAGCGCCGCCTGCGTCAGCCGGGCCTGCTGGCCCTCGAGCACGAACCGCTCCACCGCGGGGGCGTAGGCCTCGCGGGTGTAGTAGCGCCACCCGCCGGCCACGTGGCGCAGCTCGAAGCCGCGGTCCTGCTCGTCGTACTGCTCGGCCAGCGTCTGCAGGGCGCCGACGACGACCTCGACGGGGTGCCCCACGGCCGTGGCCAGGCTGACCGCGTCGAGGGGCTGGTCGGCCACCATCAGCACCGCCTCCAGCGCCGGGCGCAGTGTCAACGGCCGGGCGAGCGGCTGGGCCAGCGGCTCGGGTGTCTCGATCAGGGGGTCGCTCACGCGAGGCCCTCCTCGGGGGTGTCGGTGGGAGCGGGCGGGGCGCCCTCGAACTCGTCGGTGACCAGGGCGTCGGCGTCGACGTCGTCGTCACCGGTCCAGCGCAGCGTGAGCACGCCCAGCGGCGTGACCTGGTCGAAGACCACGACGCCCTCGCGGAAGAGCTCGAGCAGCGAGAGGAAGCGGGCCACGGTGGTCAGGGTGTCCGGGGAGTCGCGGCACAGCGCGGCGAAGGTGGTGGTGCCGGCGCGGCGCAGCCGCTCGACCACGATCGCGGCCTGCTCGCGCACCGAGACCCGGGCGGCGTGGATGTGCTGCAGGGAGACCTCGACGACCGGCTTGGGCGCCATCGCCTTCGCGGCCAGCGCGGCGAACTGCTCGAGCCCGATGCCGATGAGCACCTCGGGCAGCAGCGAGGCGAAGCGGTCCTCGAGGCCGACGGCGCGGGGGTAGCGGCGCGCCTCGTCGAGCAGCCGGCCCTCCACGACCGCGGCGACCTGCTTGTAGGCGCGGTACTGGATCAGCCGGGCGAAGAGCAGGTCGCGGGCCTCGAGCAGCGCCAGGTCCTCCTCGTCCTCCACGTCGCCCTGGGGCAGCAGCCGGGCCGCCTTCAGGTCGAGCAGCGTGGAGGCGACCAGCAG from Nocardioides salarius harbors:
- the aroH gene encoding chorismate mutase; this encodes MAVRAVRGATQLEEDTRDHMLERVAEMVLDVMASNGLEVDDFISVIFTATSDLVAEFPAYAARRLGFGEVPLICARELEIERSMPRVVRMMAHVETDLPRGEITHSYLHGAAALRSDLTRVRSVPDADG
- the cmk gene encoding (d)CMP kinase — its product is MITKPTDPDPTHGTGIVVAVDGTSGSGKSSTCRGVASRLGLRYLDTGAMYRAMTWWMLEHGVDVHDAEAVAARCTEPVIDSGTDPLGPTIHVDGHDVGVAIRTEQVTGSVSPVSTVPAVRARLVQVQRAEIAAAVEGAGIVVEGRDIGSVVAPDAPVKLYLTADPAARAARRAAEEGGSDVAAVERSLRGRDEIDSGRAVSPLTMVEGAVHLDTTAYTLEEVVDLVVGLVEAVESPA
- a CDS encoding segregation and condensation protein A, with the protein product MSTGAGAVETDADATSPAFAVRLDNFEGPFDLLLNLIAKHKLDITEVSLSRVTDEFIAHVKALRSAPAAASATGRDASLDLEQTTSFLLVASTLLDLKAARLLPQGDVEDEEDLALLEARDLLFARLIQYRAYKQVAAVVEGRLLDEARRYPRAVGLEDRFASLLPEVLIGIGLEQFAALAAKAMAPKPVVEVSLQHIHAARVSVREQAAIVVERLRRAGTTTFAALCRDSPDTLTTVARFLSLLELFREGVVVFDQVTPLGVLTLRWTGDDDVDADALVTDEFEGAPPAPTDTPEEGLA
- the der gene encoding ribosome biogenesis GTPase Der, whose product is MTEHADGIPTEGPLVDGPLPVLAIIGRPNVGKSTLVNRFIGRREAVVEDVPGVTRDRVSYDAHWNGRAFTVVDTGGWDPDARGLAERIAAQAEIAISLADAVLFVVDATVGITDADEAVVRILRKAGKPVVLAANKVDDERTEAEAYGLWNLGLGEPFPVSALHGRGSGDLLDAVLAALPEPPPERDAEVGGPRRIAIVGKPNVGKSSLLNRLAGEERVVVDNVAGTTVDPVDELVSLGGRDWRFIDTAGIRKRVKEASGHEYYASLRTSIAIDRAEVAVLVLDGGLSISEQDVRILQTVREAGRALVIAFNKWDLVDEERRYYLEREIERELVQVQWAPRINVTARTGWHVDRLVPALDKALEGWETRVPTGALNAFLGRLVAEHPHPVRSGKQPKIMFGTQPSTAPPTFVLFTSGKLDDGYERYIERRLREEFGFVGTPIVINQRVREKRKR
- a CDS encoding prephenate dehydrogenase, with product MAETGRLVGPVEVVGTGLVGTSVALACRRAGLEVLLSDRSDEHVRTASGLGAGRARRPDDRPQLVVVAVPPDALGPVITAALAASDAVVTDVGSIKARPLAHVLEDPAAARHASRYVGSHPMAGSEHSGPLAATETLFEGRPWAITPHPGADVGAVELVEDLVRVVGAVVAWLTPEEHDRAVARISHVPHLVSSLVAARLAGAPDNHLSLSGQGVRDVTRVAAGDPRLYGQIVAGNAAAVGELLVELRGDLDAMIAAIGADERGDLEQLLEVGVAGTRAIPGKHGAPATATVSVFVTVPDHPGELARLLADAVASEVNVEDIRIDHDTSRPTGLVELVVDERSGERLLVSLESRGWVTHR
- the scpB gene encoding SMC-Scp complex subunit ScpB — protein: MSDPLIETPEPLAQPLARPLTLRPALEAVLMVADQPLDAVSLATAVGHPVEVVVGALQTLAEQYDEQDRGFELRHVAGGWRYYTREAYAPAVERFVLEGQQARLTQAALETLAVVAYQQPVSRARVSAVRGVNVDGVMRTLLTRGLVEESGQDAGTGAHLYRTTTYFLERIGISSLDELPELAPYLPEMADLEDELERVGGFTAEPDDHVAAPTEETP
- a CDS encoding lysophospholipid acyltransferase family protein, encoding MSTAPSPRLRTTHSDPPRTAQEPHPPRFLLHSLRPVSRWLIRRRYRVEVLGAENVPASGPVVLAANHVGVIDGPMLAIFAPRPVHALTKHEMFSGRLGRFLHLSGQLPLDRFHTDVAAARSCLRVLRDDGVIGIFPEGRRGPGDLQRFHRGAAYFALAAGATVVPVSFFGTREPGGRSSSLPRRGAPMHVVFGRPVTIDAVAFPRTKEQVETTSQLLWTHMTRELESARARTGRELPGPLPAGDLEPDPATGVTDLGAP
- a CDS encoding pseudouridine synthase translates to MPLDDDGQVRLQKLLAQSGVASRRKCEELMLAGLVEVDGEVVTRLGTKVDPRTAVVRVEGHRLPPTSPHVYLVLNKPRGVVSTMSDPEGRRTLGDVVAERPERLFHVGRLDTDTSGLILLTNDGDFAHRMAHPSYEVDKTYVAEVEGQVHRGTIKKLLAGVELEDGPVTVSRARLVEGSHGRTDRERSIVELVIHEGRNRIVRRLLDHVGHPVRRLTRTELGPVRLGGLQPGELRELTRTELGSLLDRAQL